Proteins from one Oreochromis niloticus isolate F11D_XX unplaced genomic scaffold, O_niloticus_UMD_NMBU tig00007187_pilon, whole genome shotgun sequence genomic window:
- the LOC112845384 gene encoding uncharacterized protein LOC112845384 yields the protein MNSGARPPPYNINVTAKTQFFRAPTLTVREDLVKEADDILHPPAPLTPLKMSSTNGGLMTVQGEVVEISAVKKVLSGKQHVPLKNLQLKEDGFTMAVCLWREAAVNSVNVGDHISLSHVKQKQSSYGVQLHSTAFTQIERNVEDSADIIIIGVATAEMPNQLEVLLDNGKSLYIQSELWSPFDKELEEAVIKVTVKISGKQIVHIQKYQCE from the exons ATGAACTCAGGGGCACGGCCCCCCCCTTACAACATCAATGTCacagcaaaaacacagttttttcgGGCACCCACCCTAACTGTGAGGGAAGACCTTGTGAAAGAAGCAGACGACATTCTgcatcctcctgctcctctcacCCCACTCAAGATGAGCTCCACAAATGGGGGACTCATGACAGTTCAAGGGGAGGTGGTGGAG atttctgctgtaaagaAGGTGCTGTCGGGAAAACAACACGTTCCCCTTAAAAACCTCCAGCTGAAGGAG GATGGGTTTACCATGGCAGTGTGCCTCTGGAGGGAGGCAGCTGTTAACAGCGTGAACGTGGGAGACCACATCAGTCTCTCTCACGTTAAGCAGAAACAGTCCTCATATGGAGTACAACTTCATAGTACAGCATTTACACAGATTGAG AGAAATGTCGAGGACAGTgctgacatcatcatcattggTGTGGCCACGGCAGAAATGCCAAACCAGCTGGAGGTGTTGCTGGACAATGGAAAGAGCCTCTACATTCAAAGCGAGCTGTGGAGTCCCTTCGATAAAGAACTGGAGGAGGCAGTAATCAAAGTTACAGTTAAAATAAGCGGAAAGCAAATTGTACATATTCAAAAATATCAGTGCgaataa